From Microbacterium rhizosphaerae:
GCGTTGACGAGCGTCGACTTGCCGACGCCGGAGTGGCCGACGAAGACGGTCGAATGCCCCACGAGCGCCGCACCGATCTCGTCGACGGGCATCTCGCCGCGCGCGCTGAGGAAGACATGGAGGTCGAGTCCGTCGAAGTGCTCGAGGAACGTCGTCGGGTCGGTGAGGTCGGTCTTGGTGACGACGAGGAGCGGACGGATGCCGGCATCCAGCGCGGCGACCAGGTACCGGTCGACCAGGCGGGCGCGCGGCTCGGGGTCTGCGGCGGCGACCACGATCAGCATCTGATCGGCGTTGGCCACGATGACCCGCTCGACCTGGTCGGTGTCGTCGGCGCTGCGACGCAGGAGCGTCGTGCGCTCGTCGATGCCGATGATGCGGGCCAGCGTGCCCTCGTCGCCGGTCGTATCGCCGACCACGCGCGCCCGGTCGCCGGTCACGATCGGCATCTTGCGCAGCTCGCGTGCGCGCGTCGCCGTCACCTCGTGCTCGTCGGCGGTGTCCTCGCCCACCAGGACCGTGTACCTTCCGCGGTCCACCCCGAGCACGCGAGCGAGCTGGGCATCGGCGTGTGCCG
This genomic window contains:
- the rsgA gene encoding ribosome small subunit-dependent GTPase A produces the protein MSWLEPDDDEDDDEYDEADVRIRPNPKGNRPRTKRRPAHADAQLARVLGVDRGRYTVLVGEDTADEHEVTATRARELRKMPIVTGDRARVVGDTTGDEGTLARIIGIDERTTLLRRSADDTDQVERVIVANADQMLIVVAAADPEPRARLVDRYLVAALDAGIRPLLVVTKTDLTDPTTFLEHFDGLDLHVFLSARGEMPVDEIGAALVGHSTVFVGHSGVGKSTLVNALVPSAGRATGHVNEVTGRGRHTSSSTVSLRYRGPHGGGWVIDTPGVRSFGLGHVAPDHILDAFTDLAEVAEECPRGCTHLPDAPDCAIMEAVAEGRLGPTGPARLDSLQRLLTTFSDR